The sequence TGTTCTTATATCTGTGCAGTTATCAGCAGGCAATTGAGGACATTACCATGAGGATGGGTGCAGGAATGGCAAAATTTATATGCAAGGAGGTATGCAAGATATACCAAAAAGaataagttcaaattttctgatACTCACAAAATGCAATTTATACTTGTTTGCCTTTTTCGTTTGTATGAATTGGCTAGAATCTCAAGTTTTCCTTTTCATGCAATTCCTCGTCTTCAAGACATTGGATTATTCCACCTCCTCAAGAGTATAAACCATGATCTCTGCTTCAGTACGTTGTGATTGGCGTGGTTACTAGTATTTATGCTATTTGAGATTAGGTGTCCTTTTCACCCATATATTCCTTGGATATTTACTGGAAAATTTTTGTTCTTCGAATTTAAGCATTGTTAGCTTGTATGAATACTATGATATTTGTTGAATTATTGTCGCAGTCTTTGTTTGTTAAGCAAAACATGGCTATTAACAATAGAAAACAAGTATATGTTATTTGGTTGATTAGCGCTAAATCTTGTTAGGTTTTGAGAGGTAGTTTAAACCTTTAAGCGCGCCTAATGTGTAGAAGCTACTTTACcgagttaataattttttgctCCAAGTTTCATTTCTAGAATGCTCTTCAATCCCTGCGTATTTCAGCTTCAATAAATCTCTTCCTGCAGGTGGAAACAACTGATGATTATGACGAATACTGTCACTATGTAGCTGGGCTTGTTGGGCTAGGATTGTCGAAACTGTTCCATGCCTCTGGGAAAGAAGATCTGGCTTCAGATTCTCTCTCCAACTCTATGGGTTTATTTCTTCAGGTTTGGACCTTAACATGTGTGGAAGGCACCAACTGTCGTTTGTTGAGATTCTTCTTTGTTGAGGGCACTAATACTAACATATTTGCTATATATTGCAGAAAACAAACATTATCAGAGATTATTTGGAAGATATAAATGAAGTACCCAAGTGCCGTATGTTCTGGCCCCGTGAGATTTGGAGTAAATATGTTAATAAACTTGAGGTTTGAGTTCTTCATCTCCCTGGTCTTGTATGAATTTCTCATTTTGTTTTCCCTGACATCATAGGTATCAAATTAACTTGAGTGCACACTAGCAAGTGCTGTTGTTTGGGTCCAAGTCCAAAGATGGgtttcattttataaatttaattgacATCTCTGTTTATTTCCCACAGGACTTAAAGTACGAGGAGAACTCGGTTAAGGCAGTGCAATGTCTCAATGACATGGTCACCAATGCTTTGTCACATGTAGAAGATTGTTTGACTTATATGTTCAATTTGCATGATCCTGCCATCTTTCGATTCTGTGCCATTCCACAGGTATCCTCTTGATTATTTTCTAGGCTTTCTActttctatttatttatcaaGCTAAAAGCTTCCTACATGAAGATGGCACATTAGcgatcaaaaaagaaaatagattggGCACATTTCTTTAAATATGAGCTTGTAgaacaagaattttttttactgtttttGTTCCATTTGCCTTCTACAGCATACAGAAACATTGTTTTTACACTAGTAATTTGCTAGCATCCTTCTTTACCACACTTTTGCCTTGTTGTGTTGTCTAATGGTATCAGGTCATGGCAATTGGGACATTAGCTATGTGCTACGACAACATTGAAGTCTTCAGAGGAGTGGTAAAAATGAGGCGTGGTAAGAACTATTTTTGTCAACATGCATTTCTTGTGACTTCATACCCGATTGCGATTTGACTCCTTGAAGTTCGGCCACTTTTTTTAATTCCCATCCTTTTGACAATAGTAATATTGTCATACGCAAAGTGACTTTCTTCCTCTAGAATTCATCATGTAATTATGGGGTTTACTCTTAAACACTGTCTACTGTATATTCATTGGTTGAATAAAATCTAACTTCCTCACCTTGTGGTCATTCTTTCAGATTTTCCACAGCTCCCTGTATCTATGTATTATTCATGCATCTATATGCTCTACTACATTTGCagattgatattttttataatagattgtgttttttgaatattattgtGGCTTCAGTTTTTAATATATCTATGCTTGTTCGGCTTCTTAATATATCCGTCTACCTATCATAATACTGACTTTTGGTTTCTTCTTTCTAGGTCTTACTGCTAAGGTCATTGACCGGACCAAGACTATGGCAGATGTATATGGTGctttttttgacttttcttgTATGCTGAAATCCAAGGTGTGGAACTTATTTAATTCTGTATTATACCTAATTACCCAGTTATAATGTGATAATGTTGAATTTGTTGGGTCATTGAGGATTACGCCTTCCTTTGCTAACAATCCATGTCTTGTCTTGGAAGAAGTATATGCGCAGTGTGCCTTTGTGGCTTGGTGTCTATCTGGACCCTTGCATCATGCTACAAGAAACCCTTGTGCATACAAATGACTGTCACTCCGTAGATTTAGAAGTCCTTTTCCAGAAA comes from Solanum pennellii chromosome 1, SPENNV200 and encodes:
- the LOC107008117 gene encoding squalene synthase isoform X1, producing MGTLRAILKNPDDLYPLIKLKLAARHAEKQIPPEPHWGFCYLMLQKVSRSFALVIQQLPVELRDAVCIFYLVLRALDTVEDDTSIPTDVKVPILISFHQHVYDREWHFACGTKEYKVLMDQFHHVATAFLELGKLYQQAIEDITMRMGAGMAKFICKEVETTDDYDEYCHYVAGLVGLGLSKLFHASGKEDLASDSLSNSMGLFLQKTNIIRDYLEDINEVPKCRMFWPREIWSKYVNKLEDLKYEENSVKAVQCLNDMVTNALSHVEDCLTYMFNLHDPAIFRFCAIPQVMAIGTLAMCYDNIEVFRGVVKMRRGLTAKVIDRTKTMADVYGAFFDFSCMLKSKVNNNDPNATKTLKRLDAILKTCRDSGTLNKRKSYIIRNEPNYSPVLIVVIFIILAIILAQLSGSRS
- the LOC107008117 gene encoding squalene synthase isoform X2; its protein translation is MGTLRAILKNPDDLYPLIKLKLAARHAEKQIPPEPHWGFCYLMLQKVSRSFALVIQQLPVELRDAVCIFYLVLRALDTVEDDTSIPTDVKVPILISFHQHVYDREWHFACGTKEYKVLMDQFHHVATAFLELGKLYQQAIEDITMRMGAGMAKFICKEVETTDDYDEYCHYVAGLVGLGLSKLFHASGKEDLASDSLSNSMGLFLQKTNIIRDYLEDINEVPKCRMFWPREIWSKYVNKLEDLKYEENSVKAVQCLNDMVTNALSHVEDCLTYMFNLHDPAIFRFCAIPQVMAIGTLAMCYDNIEVFRGVVKMRRGLTAKVIDRTKTMADVYGAFFDFSCMLKSKVNNDPNATKTLKRLDAILKTCRDSGTLNKRKSYIIRNEPNYSPVLIVVIFIILAIILAQLSGSRS